In Bacillus sp. DX3.1, the following proteins share a genomic window:
- a CDS encoding glycosyltransferase — protein MKKKNVIFAGHDLKFAKLIMDYLKGLGKYEIKIDQWTGHNTHNEEHSQECLQWADIIVCEWGLGNAVWYSENKLPHQKLIVRMHRQELDTIYPKQFVLENIDTIIAISPYVYEEFYRTFKLPREKMKMIYNTLHAEQLDRPKEEVSYNLGIIGMCPKMKRLDLAVDMLEKLWQQDSRYKLFVKGKMPQEYPWLWKKEEEREYYEELFQRIEAAPWKDAIIFDGFGPVDEWFQKIGFVLSTSDFESFHLAPSEGMASGSYPIILKWDGSDTIYPPSYLQDDIDSCVSRIIEINSMDSSESLRRDAKQYVQSRFDIKKVGAHWDHIMEELIKN, from the coding sequence ATGAAAAAGAAAAATGTAATTTTTGCTGGACATGATCTGAAGTTTGCAAAGTTAATTATGGATTATCTAAAAGGTTTGGGAAAATACGAGATTAAGATAGATCAATGGACTGGACATAATACGCATAATGAGGAACATAGTCAAGAATGTTTACAATGGGCAGATATCATCGTTTGTGAATGGGGACTTGGAAATGCAGTTTGGTATTCTGAAAATAAGCTTCCTCATCAAAAGCTCATAGTTCGTATGCATCGACAAGAATTGGATACAATTTATCCAAAACAGTTTGTGCTTGAAAATATTGATACAATTATTGCGATTTCACCTTATGTTTATGAAGAGTTTTATAGAACATTTAAGTTACCGCGTGAAAAAATGAAGATGATCTATAATACTCTACATGCAGAACAGTTAGATAGGCCGAAAGAAGAAGTTTCATATAACTTGGGTATTATTGGAATGTGTCCAAAAATGAAACGTCTTGATCTTGCTGTAGATATGTTAGAAAAACTGTGGCAACAAGATTCACGTTACAAATTATTCGTAAAAGGAAAAATGCCTCAGGAGTATCCATGGTTATGGAAAAAGGAAGAAGAACGTGAATATTATGAGGAGCTGTTTCAGCGTATTGAAGCTGCTCCTTGGAAAGATGCTATTATTTTTGATGGATTTGGACCGGTTGATGAATGGTTTCAAAAAATTGGATTTGTTTTATCAACGAGTGATTTTGAAAGCTTTCATTTAGCACCAAGTGAAGGAATGGCTTCTGGCTCATATCCTATTATTTTGAAGTGGGATGGTAGTGACACGATTTATCCTCCTTCTTATTTACAGGACGACATCGATTCATGTGTAAGTCGCATTATTGAAATTAATAGTATGGATTCTAGTGAATCACTTCGTCGAGATGCGAAACAATATGTCCAATCTCGTTTTGATATTAAGAAGGTTGGAGCGCATTGGGATCATATAATGGAAGAGTTAATAAAAAACTAA